A stretch of Portunus trituberculatus isolate SZX2019 chromosome 48, ASM1759143v1, whole genome shotgun sequence DNA encodes these proteins:
- the LOC123498482 gene encoding CREB-binding protein-like isoform X2 has translation MAEQPLGNEPPNKRAKIDSFQSPDPTDEFAAMLEKDLPDDLIWPSGDSQGGGGSGGGSGGSGGGGGGGGSGGAGRGVNGMMENSGGGGGGPGDRPQQISHLIQTKTPPHSIAGTNAMATGPHTMTNQSNMIVNALTNSKSPHGGPMQSPQNTNLGMSGVPTSSQPLSMNDSVNNLNNMPNSIANSLAAVSGTMSMSMASSGTVSSMSLVNTNTSMGHNSMANSAGMAGGMNTVTNINTMNTMNSMNKSQVVTTMNMTGPMATQMSEGMPNGPLSTLNRTLVPPNLRGQSPQPIGAPQGMAPRHPGMTPGQLGPRLQSPGVGSIGQPTLSGNYNFGGPNVNQGMDGNVGQANAGIGPGQRPMGIGGMPPRYPNQEVMGVMGPLPRGPQPGPGLGGPGGQGVPGGPPVGPPGPMGSGPGAPGQMVPGQPRPNPADPEKRKLIQQQLVLLLHAHKCQRRESQANGECNLPHCKTMKNVLTHMTTCQAGKSCPVPHCASSRQIISHWKNCTRQDCPVCEPLKQADKKQPPAGAVSGQIPPTVSQPGQSPGGVPGPISGPSGPPGPPGPPSVQGQVPTGPPGQTAGPRPGGVKRVYEGDTLQSSLSAPPGPTDSIIRSLRPQVPSGGVPGMPANAQPVVPGSVANATTGVPGAPGGLQIVRPGVPNKGPDGTMMGPTVPQNINSSGMMLSRGPNAGSAPVNTLHPQIIGKPPNVGINQNKPVGSTMSLPDSWLSLPNQPAQLPGGIGTVTAKPVKGTKEWHQSISNDLRNHLVHKLVQAIFPTPDPQAMLDRRMQNLVAYARKVEGDMFEMANSRPEYYHLLAEKIYKIQKELEEKRLQRRQTPRDGEAVPPGPPGGPQCPAPGVPQGGQVVASGQILAPTTSGASSIGIVTRPPGPRLTHPSGGLQIPATHSVANNQVSQPTSVCQPSNQMVMGGPPISGPITTTPTTSNNTMANSSGQFPVSVPPSDIMPGSRSSIPPPPYSTPNDSAVMNQMSNRTSPAIPVSSVAATLGISVSFSSQSTTCSMANTSSGENSLQPSVQPGTITTTANSENTVMSTSIHTKDNAIGNQSTPSEMTDDKSDIKPCKIQPKIEIPEIRSEPEECDGKEMKVESKPEPMELNTLEEAPVKQEPKSPASRTPSESSNSNEGGNSKGDKPANSSVTPRRPAPTPPKPATVVCAPAPKDRPPLFKPDELRQHLVPTLEKLYRQDPESIPFRQPVDPQALGIPDYFDIIKKPMDLSTIKRKLDTGQYTDPWDYVDDVWLMFDNAWIYNRKTSRVYRYCTKLAEVFEAEIDPVMQQLGYCCGRKYTFNPQVLCCYGKQLCTIPRDAKYFSYQNRYTYCYRCFNDIQGDSITLGDDPSQPALIIKKSQFTEMKNDALDLEPLVECLDCGRKQHQICVLYMESIWPQGFVCDGCLKKKSQTRKENKFTAKKLPTTKLSNFLETRVNNFLKKKEAGAGEVYIRVVSSTDKTVEVKGGMKTRFVDTGQLSPEFPYRAKALFAYEDIDGQDVCFFGMHVQEYGSDSPIPNTRRVYLAYLDSVHFFKPRQYRTAVYHEILLGYLDYVKQLGYTMAHIWACPPSEGDDYIFHCHPSDQKIPKPKRLQEWYKKMLDKGIIERIVLDYKDIHKQAFEDNMKSPAELPYFEGDFWPNVMEESIKELDQEEEEKRKQEEAAAAEAAAQAAMGQEEEEETSQDGKKKGQKKHKNKNKSKSQQKNKSKSKTNAAGCNDLAQKIFATMEKHKDVFFVIRLHSAQSAVSLPPIQDPDPIMVCDLMDGRDAFLTLASERHLEFSSLRRAKYSTMVMMYELHNQGQDRFVYTCNHCKAHVETRYHCQECDDFDLCTSCFKAEGHNHKMIKLGLDLEDGSVSTENKNLNPQEARKQSIQRCIQSLVHASQCRDANCRLPSCQKMKRVLAHTKSCKKKNNGGCAICKQLIALCCYHARNCKEQRCVVPYCFNIKQKLRQQEMQQRFQQQQLMKRRMQQMNAARMVGGAANPSMPQPTAPVPPSVPSPIHNTQPGIKPTTQATPPPNVMKAIAQVQEEAARQSGTGTAVSYGKGNPGNASVSQPNMMPPPIPPQQQVRPQMPPNALSPIGTMGPQVSQMNPMGKPNAVMQQQQQQQPQQQQQNRVLPGMEQLWNRYPNPGPTGILGQQPPGQGGGIRPGMMAQPNPMNQPGPPGPASVMGPPGQPGQPGQPVQPGSQPQRNATQALQQLLQTLKNPSGPHQQSEVLQILKTHPQLMAAFIRHRQIQQQSQQQQQQQQQQQQQQQQQQQQQQQQQPQQQQQQQQQQQQQQQQQQQQQQQQQQQQQQQQQQQQQQQQQQQNPQGASQPGMMPQNTSGIQVPVQGSMQPGMQPGGMQPPIQGNMQTSMPGGIVTQMATSQPMQVQQPPMGVPPNQASMTHQQQWYQQHKIMQIRQQHQQQQSQPGGFQQPQAPMYTPRRQMNFPQQHNFQGGDGQFGQGFPQQQQQQMLMQQQQQMKPVPPSMSPGMMPPVSAMTNPSPQQLMQTVTSPPPNNLPQTVRSPQPNPSPRNHGPIPSPRAGPVPSPHHPAPVHSPHPGGQQGPTMGGGGAPGDAMLLPQIGPGNGHQPHQGLPPLQPANNQQMGGMVATSEAEVTPQDQLSKFVETL, from the exons ATGAGTTTGCTGCAATGTTAGAGAAGGATCTGCCGGATGACTTAATATGGCCATCAGGAGACTCTCAAggtggaggtggcagtggtggtggcagtggtgggagtgggggaggaggaggtggaggtggcagtggtggtgctgggagaGGTGTAAATGGAATGATGGAGaacagtggaggaggtggtggaggcccTGGAGATCGTCCACAGCAGATAAGCCATCTTATCCAGACAAAGACACCACCCCATTCTATAGCTGGAACAAATGCAATGGCTACTGGACCCCACACCATGACCAACCAGAGCAATATGATTGTGAATGCATTGACAAATTCCAAAAGTCCTCATGGTGGGCCAATGCAGTCACCTCAAAACACAAACTTGGGGATGAGTGGAGTTCCAACATCCAGCCAGCCATTAAGCATGAATGACTCTGTAAATAACTTGAACAACATGCCCAATAGTATAGCCAACTCTCTTGCCGCCGTGTCTGGAACCATGTCCATGTCAATGGCCTCCAGTGGTACAGTGTCCTCCATGAGTCTTGTTAATACCAACACCTCCATGGGCCATAACAGCATGGCAAACAGTGCTGGCATGGCTGGTGGCATGAACACAGTGACCAATATCAATACTATGAACACAATGAACTCCATGAATAAATCACAAGTGGTAACGACAATGAACATGACTGGGCCCATGGCAACCCAGATGAGTGAGGGTATGCCAAATGGACCTTTGTCGACATTGAATAGAACACTAGTTCCGCCTAACCTCAGAGGGCAGTCACCTCAGCCCATAGGAGCTCCACAGGGAATGGCTCCAAGACATCCTGGAATGACTCCTGGTCAGCTTGGACCAAGATTACAG AGTCCTGGTGTTGGAAGCATTGGGCAGCCAACATTGTCTGGAAACTACAACTTTGGTGGCCCTAATGTCAACCAGGGAATGGATGGTAATGTTGGTCAAGCAAATGCTGGCATTGGTCCTGGTCAACGTCCCATGGGGATTGGTGGTATGCCACCTCGCTATCCCAACCAAGAGGTGATGGGTGTGATGGGTCCATTGCCAAGAGGTCCTCAGCCTGGGCCAGGACTTGGTGGCCCTGGGGGACAGGGTGTTCCTGGTGGACCACCTGTAGGGCCTCCAGGCCCTATGGGCAGTGGCCCTGGAGCGCCTGGTCAGATGGTACCAGGGCAGCCCAGACCTAACCCAGCAGATCCAGAAAAACGAAAGCTGATTCAGCAGCAGCTGGTACTACTACTTCATGCCCATAAGTGCCAGCGTCGTGAAAGCCAGGCTAATggagag TGCAATTTGCCACACTGCAAGACTATGAAGAATGTCTTAACTCACATGACAACTTGCCAAGCAGGCAAATCATGTCCAGTTCCTCACTGTGCATCATCACGACAGATAATATCTCACTGGAAAAACTGTACAAGACAAGACTGTCCTGTTTGTGAACCTTTGAAACAAGCTGACAAGAAACAACCACCAGCTGGTGCAGTCTCAGGACAAATACCACCAACAGTGTCACAACCAGGTCAAAGTCCAGGAGGTGTTCCTGGTCCAATATCAGGTCCATCTGGTCCCCCAGGTCCCCCAGGCCCACCTAGTGTCCAAGGTCAAGTACCAACTGGTCCACCAGGGCAAACTGCAGGGCCAAGGCCTGGAGGAGTTAAGAGAGTGTATGAAGGTGACACGTTGCAGTCGTCCTTATCTGCACCTCCTGGACCAACAGACTCAATAATAAGAAGCTTGAGACCTCAGGTACCTAGTGGAGGTGTTCCAGGAATGCCTGCCAATGCCCAGCCTGTTGTGCCTGGAAGTGTTGCAAATGCCACCACTGGAGTACCTGGGGCACCAGGAGGCTTACAGATAGTGCGACCAGGTGTCCCAAATAAAGGCCCTGATGGAACAATGATGGGCCCTACTGTTCCTCAGAATATCAATTCTTCTGGCATGATGTTATCTAGAGGACCAAATGCAGGCTCAGCTCCAGTGAATACTCTCCATCCACAAATTATTGGCAAGCCTCCTAATGTTGGTATCAATCAAAACAAGCCTGTTGGAAGTACAATG TCTCTACCTGATTCATGGCTAAGTTTGCCAAATCAACCTGCACAGCTGCCCGGTGGGATTGGAACTGTAACTGCCAAGCCTGTAAAGGGGACCAAAGAATGGCACCAAAGTATATCCAATGATTTGAGAAATCATCTTGTTCACAaatt GGTGCAAGCCATCTTCCCCACTCCAGATCCTCAGGCAATGCTGGACAGAAGAATGCAAAATTTAGTTGCATATGCCAGAAAAGTTGAAGGGGACATGTTTGAAATGGCAAATTCTCGG CCTGAATATTACCATCTTTTGGCTGAGAAAATCTACAAGATCCAAAAAGAACTGGAAGAGAAACGTCTTCAGAGGAGGCAAACCCCTCGAGATGGGGAAGCAGTGCCTCCTGGCCCTCCTGGTGGCCCTCAGTGTCCTGCCCCTGGAGTTCCTCAGGGAGGGCAGGTGGTTGCTTCAGGACAAATTCTAGCTCCTACAACTTCTGGAGCATCATCCATTG GTATTGTAACCCGTCCTCCAGGTCCTCGGTTGACACACCCATCCGGGGGTCTGCAGATTCCTGCCACCCATTCAGTGGCTAATAATCAAGTCTCTCAACCAACATCTGTATGTCAACCTAGCAATCAGATGGTGATGGGTGGTCCTCCAATCAGTGGCCCCATCACTACAACTCCTACCACTAGTAACAATACCATGGCAAACTCCTCTGGGCAGTTTCCTGTTAGTGTTCCTCCAAGTGATATAATGCCTGGGTCCAGGTCCAGCATTCCCCCACCTCCCTATAGTACTCCCAATGATTCTGCTGTTATGAACCAGATGTCAAACAGAACATCTCCTGCTATTCCCGTGTCTTCGGTTGCTGCCACGTTGGGTATATCTGTGAGTTTTTCTTCACAGTCCACCACATGTTCCATGGCCAATACATCAAGTGGTGAAAATTCTCTTCAGCCTTCTGTGCAGCCAGGCACAATAACTACTACAGCAAATAGTGAGAATACAGTGATGTCAACATCAATTCACACAAAGGATAATGCCATCGGCAATCAATCTACTCCATCAGAGATGACTGATGATAAATCAGACATTAAGCCTTGCAAAATACAACCTAAGATAGAAATTCCAGAAATTAGAAGTGAACCCGAAGAATGTgatgggaaagaaatgaaggttgAATCAAAGCCTGAGCCAATGGAACTAAATACTTTAGAAGAGGCTCCTGTGAAACAAGAACCTAAAAGCCCAGCATCACGAACCCCGAGTGAGTCAAGTAATTCAAATGAAGGTGGAAATAGCAAAGGAGACAAACCAGCCAACAGTTCAGTAACTCCCAGGCGACCTGCTCCAACGCCACCCAAACCAGCAACTGTGGTTTGTGCTCCTGCCCCTAAGGATCGCCCGCCACTCTTCAAACCAGATGAATTAAGGCAACATTTGGTTCCTACATTAGAGAAGTTGTATCGGCAAGATCCAGAGTCTATACCTTTTCGTCAACCTGTTGATCCCCAGGCTCTTGGTATCCCAGATTACTTTGACATCATCAAGAAACCAATGGATTTATCTACAATAAAACGCAAGTTAGATACAGGCCAGTACACTGATCCCTGGGACTACGTGGATGATGTATGGCTAATGTTTGATAATGCATGGATATACAACAGAAAAACATCCCGTGTTTACAGATATTGCACAAAA cTTGCTGAAGTGTTTGAAGCTGAGATTGACCCTGTTATGCAGCAACTAGGATACTGCTGTGGTCGCAAGTACACATTCAACCCACAAGTTCTTTGTTGTTATGGAAAGCAGCTGTGTACTATCCCTCGTGATGCCAAATATTTCAGCTATCAGAACAG ATATACATATTGCTATAGAtgcttcaatgacattcaaggAGACAGTATCACCTTGGGAGACGATCCATCACAGCCAGCTTT GATAATCAAGAAATCCCAGTTTACCGAGATGAAAAATGATGCTCTTGATCTAGAACCTCTGGTAGAGTGCCTTGATTGTGGCCGAAAACAGCACCAAATATGTGTATTATACATGGAGAGCATTTGGCCCCAAGGGTTTGTCTGTGATGGCTGCCTCAAAAAGAAATCCCAGActcgtaaagaaaataaatttacaGCAAAGAAGCTGCCAACCACAAAACTGAGTAATTTCTTAGAAACTAGAGTGAATAACttcttgaaaaagaaagaagcaggtGCTGGAGAGGTTTACATCAGGGTTGTATCATCAACTGACAAGACTGTTGAAGTCAAAGGTGGAATGAAAACTAG GTTTGTTGATACGGGACAACTTTCACCAGAATTTCCGTACCGTGCCAAAGCTCTTTTTGCCTATGAAGATATTGATGGACAAGATGTTTGCTTCTTTGGTATGCATGTGCAAGAGTACGGATCTGATAGCCCTATACCTAATACCAGGAGAGTGTACCTAGCATACCTAGATAGTGTACACTTCTTCAAACCAAGACAATACAGGACTGCTGTTTATCATGAGATTCTTTTGGGTTATCTTGATTATGTTAAGCAGTTGGG GTACACTATGGCACATATCTGGGCGTGTCCACCCTCAGAGGGAGATGACTACATTTTTCACTGCCATCCTAGTGACCAGAAGATCCCAAAACCAAAGCGCCTGCAAGAATGGTACAAGAAAATGTTAGATAAAGGAATAATAGAACGAATAGTTCTTGATTACAAAGATATTCATAAGCAAGCCTTTGAGGATAACATGAAATCTCCTGCTGAGTTACCATATTTTGAAGGGGACTTCTGGCCTAATGTTATGGAGGAAAGCATTAAAGAGCTTgaccaagaagaggaggaaaagcgaAAGCAAGAAGAGGCAGCTGCAGCAGAAGCTGCTGCACAGGCAGCCATggggcaagaggaagaagaggaaactagCCAAGATGGTAAAAAGAAAGgtcaaaagaaacacaaaaataagaataaaagtaaaagtcaACAAAAGAATAAATCTAAGAGCAAAACTAATGCAGCTGGCTGCAATGATCTTGCTCAGAAAATATTTGCTACAATGGAGAAACACAAGGATGTATTCTTTGTAATAAGATTGCATAGTGCACAATCAGCTGTTAGTTTGCCCCCAATTCAAGATCCTGATCCAATTATGGTATGTGATCTCATGGATGGTAGAGATGCCTTCCTAACATTGGCTAGTGAACGACACTTAGAGTTTTCGTCCTTGCGCCGTGCTAAGTACTCTACAATGGTTATGATGTATGAACTTCATAACCAGGGCCAGGATCGCTTTGTATATACATGTAACCACTGTAAGGCGCATGTGGAGACTCGCTACCACTGCCAAGAATGTGATGACTTTGACCTCTGTACCTCTTGTTTCAAGGCTGAAGGTCATAACCACAAGATGATAAAGCTGGGCTTGGATCTGGAGGATGGATCAGTCtctacagaaaacaaaaatctcaaTCCTCAGGAGGCACGCAAACAGTCCATACAGAGATGTATTCAGTCCTTGGTTCATGCTTCACAGTGCAGAGATGCCAACTGCAGACTTCCATCTTGCcagaagatgaagagagtgtTGGCACACACAAAATcatgtaaaaagaagaataatggtGGCTGTGCAATCTGTAAACAGCTCATTGCTCTCTGTTGTTACCATGCAAGAAATTGCAAAGAACAGAGATGTGTTGTACCGTATTGCTTTAACATTAAACAAAAGCTACGTCAGCAAGAAATGCAGCAGAGATTCCAACAGCAGCAattgatgaagagaagaatgcaACAGATGAATGCCGCCCGTATGGTTGGTGGGGCAGCTAATCCCTCAATGCCTCAGCCAACTGCTCCAGTCCCTCCATCTGTGCCGAGTCCTATTCACAACACTCAGCCAGGAATTAAGCCAACAACACAAGCTACACCTCCACCAAATGTTATGAAGGCTATTGCACAG GTCCAAGAGGAAGCTGCACGCCAGAGTGGCACAGGTACTGCTGTAAGCTATGGGAAGGGCAATCCTGGTAATGCATCTGTCAGTCAACCAAACATGATGCCACCTCCCATACCTCCTCAGCAGCAAGTGCGTCCACAGATGCCCCCTAATGCCCTCTCACCAATAGGCACTATGGGGCCTCAGGTTTCACAGATGAACCCAATGGGAAAGCCCAATGCTGTgatgcaacagcagcagcaacagcaacctcaacagcagcaacagaacaGAGTTTTACCAGGCATGGAGCAATTATGGAACAG ATATCCCAATCCTGGTCCCACTGGAATATTAGGGCAACAGCCACCAGGTCAAGGTGGTGGCATTAGACCAGGAATGATGGCACAACCCAATCCGATGAATCAACCTGGCCCACCTGGCCCAGCATCGGTAATGGGACCCCCAGGTCAGCCAGGGCAGCCTGGCCAGCCTGTTCAGCCTGGTAGCCAACCACAAAGAAATGCTACCCAGGCCTTGCAGCAGCTCTTACAGACTTTGAAGAATCCCTCGGGTCCTCATCAGCAATCTGAAGTTTTAcaaatactcaaaactcatccTCAGCTTATGGCAGCTTTTATTAGACATCGACAAATTCAGCAACAaagtcaacagcagcagcaacagcagcagcagcaacaacagcagcaacagcaacagcagcaacagcagcagcaacaacaaccacagcaacagcaacaacaacagcaacaacagcagcagcaacagcagcagcaacagcagcagcagcaacaacagcaacagcagcagcaacaacagcagcagcagcagcaacagcaacagcagcagcagcaaaatccTCAGGGTGCTAGTCAACCAGGGATGATGCCCCAAAATACTAGTGGAATCCAAGTACCTGTACAAGGTTCCATGCAACCTGGTATGCAGCCTGGTGGCATGCAACCCCCAATACAGGGGAACATGCAGACAAGCATGCCGGGTGGTATAGTAACACAAATGGCTACCAGTCAACCCATGCAGGTTCAGCAACCACCAATGGGGGTACCACCAAATCAAGCAAGCATGACTCATCAGCAACAATGGTACCAGCAACATAAAATAATGCAAATCAGacagcagcaccaacaacaacagtctcAACCAGGGGGCTTCCAGCAACCTCAGGCACCAATGTACACACCCAGACGACAGATGAACTTCCCTCAGCAGCATAATTTCCAAGGTGGAGATGGGCAGTTTGGTCAAGGTTTccctcaacagcagcagcagcagatgctcatgcagcagcagcaacagatgAAACCAGTACCACCATCTATGTCTCCTGGAATGATGCCTCCGGTGTCAGCTATGACCAACCCGTCCCCGCAGCAGCTGATGCAGACTGTAACATCTCCCCCTCCAAATAATCTCCCTCAGACTGTGCGGTCACCACAACCTAATCCCTCGCCCAGAAATCATGGACCCATCCCATCCCCACGTGCGGGACCAGTACCTTCACCACACCATCCAGCTCCCGTGCATTCTCCACATCCAGGCGGCCAACAAGGCCCAacaatgggtggtggtggtgcgccaGGAGATGCCATGTTGCTCCCCCAGATTGGGCCTGGGAATGGTCATCAGCCTCATCAGGGGTTACCTCCTCTACAGCCGGCCAATAACCAGCAGATGGGTGGTATGGTGGCCACCTC